GTCGTCGTCGGCGGACGCGATCTCACGCTGCTGCCGGCTGGCGCGCTGCGCGAGGCGCGCCGCGAGATCGGCATGATTTTCCAGCACTTCAACCTGCTGTCGTCGCGCACGGTGTTCGGCAACGTCGCGCTGCCGCTGGAGCTGGCCGGCGCAAGCCGTGCCGACATCGAGGCCGCCGTGCTGCCGCTGCTCGACCTCGTCGGGCTGTCCGCGCAGAAGGATCGTTATCCGGCGCAGATCAGCGGTGGACAGAAGCAGCGCGTCGGCATCGCACGCGCGCTCGCGAGCCAGCCGAAGGTGCTGCTGTCGGACGAAGCGACGTCCGCGCTCGATCCCGAGACCACGCGTTCGATCCTCGACCTGCTGAAGCGCATCAACCGCGAGCTAGGCCTGACGATCGTTTTGATCACGCACCAGATGGAAGTGATCAAGCAGGTCTGCGATCGCGTCGCGGTGCTCGATGCGGGGCGCGTGGTCGAGGAAGGCCGCGTGATCGACGTGTTCCTGCAGCCGCATCACGAAGTGACGCGCGCGCTGATCGGCGACGTGATCGCGCAGGAGCTGCCGCCCGCGATGAAGGCGCGCGTGGCCGAGCGGCTGAAGACGGGCAGCGGGCATCTGCTGCGGCTCGCGTTCACGGGCTCGGGTGTCGACCAGCCGATCCTGTCGGAGACGATCCGCCGGTACGAACTCGATTTCAACATCCTGCACGGCCAGATCGACGAGATCCAGGGGCAGGCATTCGGTTCGCTCGCGGTGCTCGCGGGCGGCGAGCCGGGCAAGGTCGGGCAGGCGCTCGCGTTCCTGCGCGAGCAAGGTGTGGTGGTAGAGGAGCTTTCGTATGTTGAGTGAGATGTTCGATATGTTCGTGCAGTCGTTCTGGGAGACGCTGATCATGGTCGGCATCTCCGGGGCGGTCGGCGCGCTCGTCGGCCTGCCGCTCGGCGTGCTGCTCTACCTGACCGACCGCCAGGGCGTGCTGCAGAACCTCGCCGTGAATCGCGTGCTCGGCGGCATCGTGAACGCCGTCCGCTCGACGCCGTTCATCATCCTGCTGGTCGCGGTGATTCCGTTTACGCGGCTCGTCACGGGTTCGTCGATCGGCACGGCCGCGGCGGTCGTGCCGTTAACGCTCGCGGCCGCGCCGTTCGTCGCGCGTCTCGTCGAGACGGCGCTGCGCGAAGTCGATCGCGGGCTGATCGAGGCTGCGCAATCGATGGGCGCGACCACGTCGCAGATCGTATTCAAGGTGCTGCTGCCCGAATCGCTGCCGGGCGTCGTTGCGGGTCTGACGATCACGTTCGTGTCGCTGGTCGGCTATTCGGCGATGGCGGGCGCGATCGGCGGCGGCGGCCTCGGCGATCTCGGGATCCGCTACGGCTACCAGCGCTATCTGCCGGAAGTGATGTGGACGGTGGTCGCGATCCTGATCGTGTTCGTGCAGATCGCGCAGTCGTTCGGCGACTGGCTCGTCCGTCGGCTGAGCCACAAATAAGACGGAATTGATCCATTAGGGGAGACACGATGCAACGACGCTTCATGCTGAAGTTTGCGGCGGCACTCGGCGCGGCCGCGCTGTTCGCGGGCGCGCACGCACAGGCCGAGACCATCAAGGTGGGCGTGACGGGCGGGCCGCACGCGCAGATCATGGAAGCGGTGAAGAAGGTCGCGGCGAAGAGCGGCCTCGATATCCGCATCGTCGAGTTCTCCGATTACGTGCAGCCGAACGCCGCGCTCGCGGCGGGCGACCTCGACGCGAACAGCTACCAGCACGATCCGTATCTGCAGGCGCAGGTGAAGGATCGCGGCTACAAGCTGATCAAGGTCGCGGATACCGTCACGTTCCCGATGGGCATCTATTCGAAGCGCGTGAAGTCGCTGGCCGAACTGAAGCCGGGCGCGCGCATCGCGGTCCCGAACGATCCGACCAACGGCGGCCGTGCGTTGCTGTTGCTGCAAAAGCAGGGCCTCCTGAAGCTGCGCGCAGAGGCGGGGCTGAAGGCGACGCCGCTCGATATCGTCGACAATCCGCGCAAGCTGAAGATCGTCGAGCTCGATGCGGCGCAGATTCCGCGTTCGATCGGCGACGTCGACGCGGCCGCGATCAATACCAACTACGCGATGGAAGCGGGGTTGAAACCGAAACAGGACGCGATCGCGATCGAGGGTCCGAACGGCCCGTACGCGAACATCCTCGCGATTCGCGAGGCGGACCGGAACAAGCCGTGGGTCGCGAAACTGATCGCGGCCTATCATTCGGCCGACGTGAAGCAGTTCATCGAAGGCAAGTTCGGCGGCGCGGTCATTGCCGCCTGGTAACGGGCGAAGCACGGGGCGCCCGGCGAGATTAGAGTCGATGATCGAAAACCCGGGCTTTGCGTCCGGGTTTTTTCTCTTTTAAAATAGAACGATCGTTCGCTATCATTGGCGCATCGCCAAGAAGCGGTATCCTCGACAGCCACGATGGATGGGTCCGCTTGGCCGCGCAGTCACGAGGCCTCGCTATAAAATGGCCTCTGGTCGTATTCGTAACTTTGGAGCGTGTGCATGAAAATCCTGGTGCCAGTGAAAAGAGTGGTCGATTACAACGTGAAGGTCCGCGTGAAGTCGGATCAAACGGGTGTCGACATCGCGAACGTAAAGATGTCGATGAACCCGTTCGACGAAATCGCCGTTGAAGAAGCCGTGCGCCTGAAGGAAGCGGGCGTCGCGACCGAGGTGATCGCGGTATCGGTCGGCGTCACGCAGGCGCAGGAAACGCTGCGCACGGCGCTGGCGATCGGCGCGGATCGCGCGATCCTCGTCGAGTCGAACGACGGCGTCGAGCCGCTGGCCGTCGCGAAGATCCTGAAGGCGCTGGTCGACAAGGAACAGCCTTCGCTCGTGATCCTCGGCAAGCAGGCGATCGACGACGATTCGAACCAGACCGGCCAGATGCTGGCTGCGCTGGCCGGCCTGCCGCAAGCGACGTTCGCATCGAAGGTGACGGTCGCCGACGGCAAGGCCACGGTCGCGCGTGAAGTGGACGGTGGCGCGGAAACGCTGTCGCTGACGCTGCCGGCGGTGATCACGACCGACCTGCGCCTGAACGAGCCGCGCTACGTGACGCTGCCGAACATCATGAAGGCGAAGAAGAAGCCGCTGGAAATCGTGAAGCCGGAAGACCTGGGCGTGGACGTCGCGCCGCGTCTGAAGACGCTGAAGGTGGTCGAGCCGCCGAAGCGCGCAGCCGGCGTGAAGGTGCCGGATGTGAAGACGCTGGTCGAGAAGCTGAAGACCGAAGCCAAGGTGCTGTAAGAGGGAGCGGAAAGAAATGACGATTCTGGTGATTGCAGAACACGACAACGCGTCGATCAAGGCCGCGACGCTGAACACGGTGGCGGCGGCAGTGAAGATTGGCGGCGACATTCACGTGCTGGTTGCGGGTCACAACGCGCAAGCGGCGGCTGATGCGGCAGCGAAGATCGCAGGTGTTTCGAAGGTGCTGCTGGCCGATGCGCCGCAACTCGAAGCGGGCCTCGCGGAAAACGTCGAGGCGACCGCGCTGAACATCGCGAAGGACTACTCGCACATCCTCGCGCCGGCGACGGCGTACGGCAAGAATATCGCGCCGCGCATCGCGGCGAAGCTGGATGTCGCGCAGATCTCGGACATCACGGCGGTCGATTCGGCCGACACGTTCGAGCGCCCGATCTACGCGGGCAACGCGATCGCGACGGTGCAGTCGAGCGACCCGATCAAGGTCATCACGGTGCGCGCGACGGGTTTCGATCCGGTGGCAGCCGTTGGCGGCAGCGCAGCGGTCGAGAAGATCGAAGCGGCGGCCGACGCAGGCAAGTCGCAGTTCGTGAGCCGTGAAGTGACGAAGCTGGACCGTCCGGAACTCACCAGCGCGAGCATTATCGTGTCGGGCGGCCGCGGTCTGGGCAGCGGCGAGAACTACACGAAGGTGCTGGAGCCGCTGGCCGACAAGCTGAACGCGGCACTCGGCGCGTCGCGCGCGGCGGTCGACGCAGGCTACGTACCTAACGACTACCAGGTCGGCCAGACCGGCAAGATCGTTGCGCCGCAGCTATACATCGCGGTCGGTATTTCGGGTGCGATCCAGCATCTGGCCGGCATGAAGGATTCGAAGGTGATCGTGGCGATCAACAAGGATCCGGAGGCGCCGATCTTCAGCGTGGCCGACTACGGCCTCGTCGGCGATCTGTTCGCGCTCGTACCGGAGCTCGTGGCCGAGCTCGGCTGACGCGGCGTGACGCTTCAGCGGTAAGCAGACGAGAAGAGGGGCGCAACGAGCGCCCCTTTCTTTTTGATGCCGGCCGGCCCGCATTGCCGCGGGCAGCCGCGGCTTATGCGTATGCCGGGCGCGTCTGGCCGGCCACGTCCTTCAGGTAACGATGTACCGACAGGTCGTCGGCCTGGATCGCCGGCATCTTGCCCGAGATCAGGTCCGCGAGCAGTTGGCCCGAGCCGCACGACATCGTCCAGCCGAGCGTGCCGTGGCCGGTGTTCAGGAACAGGTTCGACACCGGCGTGCGGCCCACGATCGGCGTGCCGTCCGGCGTCATCGGGCGCAGGCCCGTCCAGAACGTTGCCTTCGACGTGTCGCCGCCGCCCGGGAACAGGTCGTTCACGCACATTTCGAGCGTTTCGCGGCGCGCAGCGCGCAGCTTCTTGTCGAAGCCGACGATTTCCGCCATGCCGCCGACGCGGATACGCTGGTCGAAACGCGTGATCGCGATCTTGTAGGTTTCGTCGAGCACGGTCGACACGGGCGCGGCCGCTTCGTTGACGATCGGCGCGGTGATCGAATAGCCCTTCAGCGGATAGACGGGGATCTGCATCAGGTTCGAGACGAAGCTGGTCGAGTACGAGCCGAGCGCGACGACGTACGCGTCCGCGCGCACCGTCTCGCTGCCGCACTGCACGCCGGCGATCTTGCCGCCCGCGATCGCGAGCGCATCGATCGGCGTGTTGTAGCGGAACTTGACGCCGAGCGATTCGGCGAGCGCCGCGAGGCGCGTCGTGAACAGCTGGCAATCGCCCGTTTCGTCGCCCGGCAGGCGCAGGCCACCCGTCAGCTTGTGCGATACGGCGGCGAGCGCCGGTTCGGCGTTCTTCAGGTCGGCCGGCGACAACAGTTCGAACGGCACGTTCGCTTCCTGCAGCACGGCGATGTCCTTTGCCGCACCGTCGAGTTGCTGCTGCGTGCGGAACAGTTGCAGCGTGCCGCCCGTGCGGCCTTCGTACTGGATGCCGGTATCGGCGCGCAGCGCCTGCAGGCAGTCGCGGCTGTATTCGGCGAGGCGGACCATGCGCCCCTTGTTGACCGAATAGCGCTCGGCCGTGCAGTTGCGCAGCATCTGCCACATCCACTGGAGCTGGAAGCGCGTGCCGTCGAGGCGGATCGCGAGCGGCGCGTGCTTTTCGAACATCCATTTGACGGCCTTCAACGGCACGCCGGGCGCAGCCCACGGCGCGGCATAGCCGGGGGAGATCTGGCCAGCGTTCGCAAAGCTCGTCTCGAGCGCAGGGCCGGCTTCCCGGTCGATCACAGTGACTTCATGACCGGCGCGCGCGAGGTAATACGCGCTTGCCACGCCCACCACACCGCTGCCCAGAATGACGACTCGCATAGCTGCTCCAGATGGAAGGGACCAGATCGAGGCCGGCGCACCCGCGGCTCCGTGTAACCTCTAGCTGATCTAGTTTTTTGAGCTATGGTATTGTCGAATGTGCAGGTTTTGTTATCGTATTTTTCAGGTTTTCAGCATAAAAAAATGAGAACGCAACGTCAGCCAGTACGCTCGCTCGACAAGCTCGACCGGCGCATCCTCAAACTGCTCCAGGACGACGGCCGGATGGCGATGAAAGACCTCGCGGAACAGGTCGGACTGACCGTCACGCCGTGCATCGAGCGGGTGCGGCGCATGGAGCGGGACGGCGTGATCACCGGCTATCACGCGCGGGTCGACCCGGGCCAACTGGGTGCCGCGCTGCTGGTGTTCGTCGAGATCACGCTTGGCCACAAGGGCGGCAACATGTTCGAGCAATTCCGTCGGGAAGTGATGAAAATCGACGAGGTGCTCGAATGCCATCTGGTGTCCGGCGATTTCGACTATCTGATCAAGGCGCGGATCGGCGAGATGGCCGACTACCGGAAGCTGCTCGGCGATATCCTGCTGCAGCTGCCCGGCGCCGTGCAGTCGAAAAGCTATGTCGTGATGGAAGAAATCAAGGAGACGCTGACGATCGCGGTCGGCGAGTGACGTGCCGACGGCCTGTTGTCGGGCCCCTTATCCTGCCCTTGGCACGCTGCACCTAATACTGTATAAATATACAGTATTAGGTGCAGGCGAATGGGTGGGCACATGGACGATCGGTCCGACAACGAATTTCCGGTAGCGCCGCCCGCGCCCCGCAAGGGGCGCGGTGCGGTCGACAACCTGCAGGGGCGGTATGAAATCGCGCAGCGCGAAGCGGTCGACGACGGCTGGACACACGAGTCGGACGATGTCGATTTCCCCGCACCGCTGCGCACGCAGGTATTCGAGGAGCGTGCGAAGAGCATTCTGACGCACAACCAGTCGCCCGATATTCCGTTCAGCGTATCGCTCAATCCGTATCGCGGTTGCGAGCACGGCTGTATCTACTGCTTCGCGCGGCCGACGCACAGCTATCTCGGCCTGTCGCCGGGGCTCGATTTCGAAAGCCGCATCTATGCGAAGGTCAATGCGGCCGAACTGCTCGAACGCGAGATTTCGCGGAAGCGCTACGTGCCGGAGCCGATCGCGCTCGGCGTCAACACCGATGCCTACCAGCCGGTCGAGCGCGACCTGCGCATCACGCGCAGCGTGATCCAGGTGATGCACGATCGCGGGTTGCCGTTCGCCGCGATCACGAAATCGTCGCTGATCGAGCGCGATCTCGACCTGCTCGCACCGATGGCCGAGCGCGGGCAGGTGATGGCGGCGGTCACGATCACGACGCTCGATGCCGATCTCGCGCGCACGCTCGAGCCGCGCGCGGCCACACCGGCGCGCCGGTTGCGCACGATCCGTGCGCTGCGCGATGCGGGCGTGCCGGTCGGCGTGAGCATTGCACCGATGATTCCGTTCGTTACCGAGCCTGACATGGAGCGCGTGCTCGAGGCGTGCGCGGAAGCCGGCGCGACGCATGCGAGCTACATCATCCTGCGTTTGCCGTGGGAGGTCGCACCGCTGTTCAAGAACTGGCTCGCCGCGCATTTTCCCGATCGCGCCGAGCGCGTGATGAACCGTGTGCGCGACATGCGCGGCGGGAAAGACTACGACTCGGATTTCTCGAAACGGATGAAGGGTGAGGGGATCTGGGCCGACCTGTTGCGGCAGCGCTTTCGCCAGGCCGTCAAGCGGCTCGGGCTGAACGAGCGCACGAACGGCATTCTCGATCTGTCGCAGTTTCGCGGTGCGTCGGCCGCGGCGGTGCCGGCGCAGCGCGTGGCTGCCTGTGCAGCCGGCGCGAAGTCGCGCGACGACATGCAGTTGAACCTGTTCTGACCGATGTGCAAAACCGCCGCCGGTCGGCGCCGGTACCGGGCGCAGCGGCGAGCGACGGGTGCTGGTGCGTCGCGTTCGTTGCGCTTACTGCGAAATCTGCTTCGCCGCTTCGACCTGCGATTCGAAATACGTCTGGAACGACAGTGCGAGTGCGGTCATCAGCAGGAACGCGCCGATCAGCAGCGAGAAGATCACTACAAAGATCACGGTCCAGCCCGACCGGCTGTGCTTGCCTGTCTCTGCGTTGAATTGCGCGTCCCACTTTTCGTCGGGGCGCAACCCGTAGACGAGGGCGGCGAGGAACGCTGCCAGCAGCGAGATCGCGCCGGGTACCGCGAGCCACCAGCCGAGGCCGGCGCTGCGCTGGGTTGCCGCCAGCAGGAGGAAGCCCGGGATGCCGACGATCGTCGCGAGCAGGTGCGCCCAGCCGTACACGTCGCGCAAGCCGTACAGATAGAAGCGGTGCGCGCCGAGCGATCCGAACAGGAATGCGAGGGCGGCGGTGAGCGTCTTGGAGCGAAAGCGGCGGGACGGTGCGGTGCTGCTGGACATGGATGGCGGCGTATTGTCGTTGGCATGGGCGGCCGGCGGGCCGGCGCGGGCGCGCGGCCCGGCACGCATTCTACGATGCCCGGTCGGGCCCGGTCACCCCCGGCCTGCGTCAAGGTGCCGCATAGGTTACGCGGTAGATTGCGCCTGCGTAGTCGTCGCTGACGAGCAGCGAGCCGTCCGGCAGCGGCAGCACATCGGCCGGGCGTCCCCATACCGTGCCGTCGGGCCGCAGCCAGCCCGTGACGAACGGGGTCTGGCGTGCCTGGCTGCCGTCGGCCGATACGACGACGCGCATCACGCGGTAGCCGACCTTCGTGCTGCGGTTCCACGAACCGTGTTCGGCAATGAACACGTTATTGCGATACGACGCCGGAAACATCGCCCCGGTATAGAAGCGCATGCCGAGCGCCGCGACGTGCGCGCCGAGTTTCAATACGGGCGGCACATAACGGCGGCATACGTCAGCGCTGCCGAATTCGGGGTCGGGCGTGTCGCCGCCATGGCAGTATGGAAAGCCGAAGTCGAGGCCGGCGCGTGGCGCGCGATTCAGCTTGTCGTCGGGTACGTCGTCGCCCATCATGTCGCGCCCGTTGTCGGTAAACCACAGCTCGCCCGAATCGGGGTGCCACGCGAAGCCGACCGTATTGCGCACACCGCGGGCGACGACCTCACTTCCGCTGCCGTCGGCCTTCATGCGCGCGATGATCGCGTAGCGGCTGCGATCGGCGAGACAGACGTTGCACGGTGCGCCGGTCGGCACGTAAAGCTTGCCGTCGGGGCCGAACGCGATGAATTTCCAGCCGTGATGGTGCTCGGTCGGCAGCGCGTCGGTCACGACGACGGGCGCTGGCGGCCTGGAGAGCCGGTCGTCGATGTGATCGACGCGTAGAATGCGCGACACGGCGGATATATAGAGTGTGCCGTCGCGGTAGGCGACACCGACGGGCATGTCGAGCCCGGACGCGATCACGTAACGCGCGCTGATCCGGCCCTCGTGCATCACGAACGCATGCACGCGGCCTTCCCGCGTGCCGACGTACAGGATGCCGCGCGGCGACCACGCCATTTCGCGCGCGGTCGGTACCGCGTCGGTCAGTACCTCCACGTGAAAGCCGGGCGGCACGACGAGTTCGCCCACCGGCAATGGCGCGGCGAGCGCCGTTGCGGACGCGAGGCAGGCAAGGCCGGCAAGCAGCGCCGCGAAACGGCGCTGCGCGCGGCGCGTCGAGGCGGCGCGAAGGAGCGGCATGACGGAGGGGAACGTCCTGAACACGACGATTGTATGCCCGGCGGACAGGCCGTCCGCGGATTTTTTGCCCGTAAGTGTTTGTTGTACCTCTGGTTTCCGGCTATAATCGCGTGTTTCAGTAGTTTCGAACCCGGTTTTCCCGAAGGATCTCATATGGTTATCATCCGTCTGGCTCGTGGCGGCTCGAAGAAGCGCCCGTTCTACAACATCGTTGCTACCGATTCGCGCAATCGTCGTGACGGCCGCTTCATCGAACGCGTCGGCTTCTACAACCCGGTCGCCACGAAGGGCGAATCGCTGCGTATCGCTCAGGATCGCCTGACGTACTGGCAAGGCGTTGGCGCGCAACTGTCGCCGACCGTCCAGCGTCTCGTGAAGGAAGCGCAAAAGGCGCAACCGGCTGCCTAATATGGCACGGTGTGCCGGTCGTGCCGGCTGTGAGGTGCATTGATGGCGGGTCACGATTCCGGTAATGCAAGCCGCGGGCGTGCGTCTTTCGGCGCATTCGCCCGCAAGCCGGTCGAGCGCGACGTTGTCGCGAACGCCGGTCAGGCTGCCGAACGGGGCAGTCCCGAAGCGACGCAAGCCTGGCCCGACGATGCCGTCGAGGTCGGGGCGGTAGTCGACGCCTACGGCCTGAAGGGCTGGGTCAAGGTCGCGACGCATGCCGACGCCGGTCGCGGCGGCGACGCGCTGCTCAACGCGCGCCGCTGGTGGCTGGAGCGAGGTGCGGAGCGGCTTTCCGTCCGCATCATGCAGTCGAAGACGCACAGCGACACGGTCGTTGCGCAACCCGCGGGCGTCAGCGACCGCGATACCGCGCTGGCTATGCGCGGCTTTCGCGTGTTCGTGCGCCGGGAAGATTTCCCGGCATTGGCCGCGGACGAATTCTATTGGGTCGACCTGATCGGCCTCGATGTCGTCAACGAGCAATCGGTGGCGCTCGGGAAGGTGAGCGGGATGATCGACAACGGTGTGCATTCGATCATGCGTGTCGAGTATCCGGCGACCGGCAAAGACGGTCAGCCGACCACCGACGAACGGCTGATTCCGTTTGTCGGCGTCTACGTCAAAACGGTGGATCAGGCGGCGCGTCGTATCGTCGTCGACTGGGAAGCCGATTACTGAAATGAACCAGGTTAACGAGAGCGCGGTGCAGTTCGACGTTGTCACGCTCTTTCCCGAGATGTTCCGCGCACTGACCGACTGGGGAATCACCAGCCGGGCCGTCAAGCAAGGGCGCTTCGGGCTGCGCACCTGGAACCCGCGTGATTTCACGACGGACAACTACCGCACGGTCGATGATCGTCCGTACGGCGGTGGTCCGGGCATGGTGATGCTGGCCAGGCCGCTCGAAGCTGCGATCGGCGCCGCGAAAGCGGCGCAGGCGGAGCAGGGCATTGCTAGCACGCGCGTCGTGATGATGTCGCCGCAGGGCGCGCCGCTCACGCACGATCGTGCGATGCGAATGGCGCAGGAGCCGGGTGTCGTCGTGCTGTGCGGCCGCTACGAGGCGATCGACCAGCGCTTGCTCGACCGTTGCGTCGACGAGGAAATCAGCCTTGGCGATTTCGTGCTGTCCGGCGGGGAACTGCCGGCGATGGCGATGATGGATGCCGTCGTGCGGTTGCTGCCCGGCGTGCTGAACGATTCGCAGTCGGCCGTGCAGGACAGTTTCGTCGACGGGCTGCTCGATTGTCCGCACTACACGCGCCCCGAGGAATACGATGGCGTGCGCGTGCCGGACGTGCTGCTCGGCGGGCATCATGCCGAGATCGAGCGGTGGCGGCGCCAGGAGGCATTGAGGAATACGTTGCGGAAGCGGCCGGACCTGATCGTCCGGGCGCGCCGCGAGAAGTTGC
The nucleotide sequence above comes from Burkholderia pyrrocinia. Encoded proteins:
- a CDS encoding methionine ABC transporter ATP-binding protein encodes the protein MIELRNLSQRFPGPNGWVEALHNVNLTIPQGEVFGIIGRSGAGKSTLVRTINLLTRPTEGNVVVGGRDLTLLPAGALREARREIGMIFQHFNLLSSRTVFGNVALPLELAGASRADIEAAVLPLLDLVGLSAQKDRYPAQISGGQKQRVGIARALASQPKVLLSDEATSALDPETTRSILDLLKRINRELGLTIVLITHQMEVIKQVCDRVAVLDAGRVVEEGRVIDVFLQPHHEVTRALIGDVIAQELPPAMKARVAERLKTGSGHLLRLAFTGSGVDQPILSETIRRYELDFNILHGQIDEIQGQAFGSLAVLAGGEPGKVGQALAFLREQGVVVEELSYVE
- a CDS encoding methionine ABC transporter permease: MLSEMFDMFVQSFWETLIMVGISGAVGALVGLPLGVLLYLTDRQGVLQNLAVNRVLGGIVNAVRSTPFIILLVAVIPFTRLVTGSSIGTAAAVVPLTLAAAPFVARLVETALREVDRGLIEAAQSMGATTSQIVFKVLLPESLPGVVAGLTITFVSLVGYSAMAGAIGGGGLGDLGIRYGYQRYLPEVMWTVVAILIVFVQIAQSFGDWLVRRLSHK
- a CDS encoding MetQ/NlpA family ABC transporter substrate-binding protein is translated as MQRRFMLKFAAALGAAALFAGAHAQAETIKVGVTGGPHAQIMEAVKKVAAKSGLDIRIVEFSDYVQPNAALAAGDLDANSYQHDPYLQAQVKDRGYKLIKVADTVTFPMGIYSKRVKSLAELKPGARIAVPNDPTNGGRALLLLQKQGLLKLRAEAGLKATPLDIVDNPRKLKIVELDAAQIPRSIGDVDAAAINTNYAMEAGLKPKQDAIAIEGPNGPYANILAIREADRNKPWVAKLIAAYHSADVKQFIEGKFGGAVIAAW
- a CDS encoding electron transfer flavoprotein subunit beta/FixA family protein — its product is MKILVPVKRVVDYNVKVRVKSDQTGVDIANVKMSMNPFDEIAVEEAVRLKEAGVATEVIAVSVGVTQAQETLRTALAIGADRAILVESNDGVEPLAVAKILKALVDKEQPSLVILGKQAIDDDSNQTGQMLAALAGLPQATFASKVTVADGKATVAREVDGGAETLSLTLPAVITTDLRLNEPRYVTLPNIMKAKKKPLEIVKPEDLGVDVAPRLKTLKVVEPPKRAAGVKVPDVKTLVEKLKTEAKVL
- a CDS encoding electron transfer flavoprotein subunit alpha/FixB family protein; the protein is MTILVIAEHDNASIKAATLNTVAAAVKIGGDIHVLVAGHNAQAAADAAAKIAGVSKVLLADAPQLEAGLAENVEATALNIAKDYSHILAPATAYGKNIAPRIAAKLDVAQISDITAVDSADTFERPIYAGNAIATVQSSDPIKVITVRATGFDPVAAVGGSAAVEKIEAAADAGKSQFVSREVTKLDRPELTSASIIVSGGRGLGSGENYTKVLEPLADKLNAALGASRAAVDAGYVPNDYQVGQTGKIVAPQLYIAVGISGAIQHLAGMKDSKVIVAINKDPEAPIFSVADYGLVGDLFALVPELVAELG
- a CDS encoding D-amino acid dehydrogenase, giving the protein MRVVILGSGVVGVASAYYLARAGHEVTVIDREAGPALETSFANAGQISPGYAAPWAAPGVPLKAVKWMFEKHAPLAIRLDGTRFQLQWMWQMLRNCTAERYSVNKGRMVRLAEYSRDCLQALRADTGIQYEGRTGGTLQLFRTQQQLDGAAKDIAVLQEANVPFELLSPADLKNAEPALAAVSHKLTGGLRLPGDETGDCQLFTTRLAALAESLGVKFRYNTPIDALAIAGGKIAGVQCGSETVRADAYVVALGSYSTSFVSNLMQIPVYPLKGYSITAPIVNEAAAPVSTVLDETYKIAITRFDQRIRVGGMAEIVGFDKKLRAARRETLEMCVNDLFPGGGDTSKATFWTGLRPMTPDGTPIVGRTPVSNLFLNTGHGTLGWTMSCGSGQLLADLISGKMPAIQADDLSVHRYLKDVAGQTRPAYA
- a CDS encoding Lrp/AsnC ligand binding domain-containing protein; this encodes MRTQRQPVRSLDKLDRRILKLLQDDGRMAMKDLAEQVGLTVTPCIERVRRMERDGVITGYHARVDPGQLGAALLVFVEITLGHKGGNMFEQFRREVMKIDEVLECHLVSGDFDYLIKARIGEMADYRKLLGDILLQLPGAVQSKSYVVMEEIKETLTIAVGE
- a CDS encoding PA0069 family radical SAM protein, producing the protein MGGHMDDRSDNEFPVAPPAPRKGRGAVDNLQGRYEIAQREAVDDGWTHESDDVDFPAPLRTQVFEERAKSILTHNQSPDIPFSVSLNPYRGCEHGCIYCFARPTHSYLGLSPGLDFESRIYAKVNAAELLEREISRKRYVPEPIALGVNTDAYQPVERDLRITRSVIQVMHDRGLPFAAITKSSLIERDLDLLAPMAERGQVMAAVTITTLDADLARTLEPRAATPARRLRTIRALRDAGVPVGVSIAPMIPFVTEPDMERVLEACAEAGATHASYIILRLPWEVAPLFKNWLAAHFPDRAERVMNRVRDMRGGKDYDSDFSKRMKGEGIWADLLRQRFRQAVKRLGLNERTNGILDLSQFRGASAAAVPAQRVAACAAGAKSRDDMQLNLF
- a CDS encoding NINE protein — its product is MSSSTAPSRRFRSKTLTAALAFLFGSLGAHRFYLYGLRDVYGWAHLLATIVGIPGFLLLAATQRSAGLGWWLAVPGAISLLAAFLAALVYGLRPDEKWDAQFNAETGKHSRSGWTVIFVVIFSLLIGAFLLMTALALSFQTYFESQVEAAKQISQ
- a CDS encoding PQQ-dependent sugar dehydrogenase; its protein translation is MPLLRAASTRRAQRRFAALLAGLACLASATALAAPLPVGELVVPPGFHVEVLTDAVPTAREMAWSPRGILYVGTREGRVHAFVMHEGRISARYVIASGLDMPVGVAYRDGTLYISAVSRILRVDHIDDRLSRPPAPVVVTDALPTEHHHGWKFIAFGPDGKLYVPTGAPCNVCLADRSRYAIIARMKADGSGSEVVARGVRNTVGFAWHPDSGELWFTDNGRDMMGDDVPDDKLNRAPRAGLDFGFPYCHGGDTPDPEFGSADVCRRYVPPVLKLGAHVAALGMRFYTGAMFPASYRNNVFIAEHGSWNRSTKVGYRVMRVVVSADGSQARQTPFVTGWLRPDGTVWGRPADVLPLPDGSLLVSDDYAGAIYRVTYAAP
- the rpsP gene encoding 30S ribosomal protein S16, with the translated sequence MVIIRLARGGSKKRPFYNIVATDSRNRRDGRFIERVGFYNPVATKGESLRIAQDRLTYWQGVGAQLSPTVQRLVKEAQKAQPAA
- the rimM gene encoding ribosome maturation factor RimM (Essential for efficient processing of 16S rRNA), whose amino-acid sequence is MAGHDSGNASRGRASFGAFARKPVERDVVANAGQAAERGSPEATQAWPDDAVEVGAVVDAYGLKGWVKVATHADAGRGGDALLNARRWWLERGAERLSVRIMQSKTHSDTVVAQPAGVSDRDTALAMRGFRVFVRREDFPALAADEFYWVDLIGLDVVNEQSVALGKVSGMIDNGVHSIMRVEYPATGKDGQPTTDERLIPFVGVYVKTVDQAARRIVVDWEADY
- the trmD gene encoding tRNA (guanosine(37)-N1)-methyltransferase TrmD, with amino-acid sequence MNQVNESAVQFDVVTLFPEMFRALTDWGITSRAVKQGRFGLRTWNPRDFTTDNYRTVDDRPYGGGPGMVMLARPLEAAIGAAKAAQAEQGIASTRVVMMSPQGAPLTHDRAMRMAQEPGVVVLCGRYEAIDQRLLDRCVDEEISLGDFVLSGGELPAMAMMDAVVRLLPGVLNDSQSAVQDSFVDGLLDCPHYTRPEEYDGVRVPDVLLGGHHAEIERWRRQEALRNTLRKRPDLIVRARREKLLSRADEAWLANLAREAKDAS